A region of Clostridium acetobutylicum ATCC 824 DNA encodes the following proteins:
- the yunB gene encoding sporulation protein YunB yields MGYIFSKKTKVIIIIILTFMLVLFNSVIYAFDKLITPVAIKTADSQIKSKITEIVNVNMSKVYNQNYSYNKIIEIDKDNDGNIVMMKANTIILNKLACDVALESQYDINKLGEVGIKMPLGYIFKNNILSYMGPELTIKAQQIGHVETKYLSKFEGAGINQTRHIIMILVKTKVRVMIPMAYDDIEIKNEIPVAETIIVGKIPNSALGLSLKNSGFIVP; encoded by the coding sequence GTGGGATATATCTTTAGTAAAAAGACAAAAGTAATTATTATAATAATATTAACATTTATGTTAGTATTATTCAATAGTGTTATATACGCATTTGATAAGTTAATAACACCTGTGGCAATTAAAACAGCTGATTCGCAAATCAAGTCGAAAATAACCGAAATAGTTAATGTAAATATGTCAAAAGTATATAATCAAAATTACAGCTATAATAAAATAATAGAAATAGATAAAGATAATGATGGCAATATAGTTATGATGAAGGCAAATACCATAATATTAAATAAGCTAGCTTGTGATGTAGCGCTAGAATCTCAGTATGATATTAACAAGTTGGGAGAAGTAGGCATTAAAATGCCATTAGGATATATCTTTAAGAATAATATATTATCGTATATGGGACCAGAGTTAACTATTAAAGCTCAGCAAATAGGACACGTTGAAACAAAATATTTATCAAAGTTTGAAGGAGCTGGAATTAACCAAACTAGGCATATAATAATGATTTTAGTTAAAACTAAAGTGAGGGTTATGATTCCAATGGCTTATGATGATATAGAGATTAAAAATGAAATTCCTGTAGCAGAAACTATTATAGTTGGTAAGATACCAAATTCAGCATTGGGGCTTAGTCTTAAAAATTCGGGTTTTATAGTTCCGTAA
- the spoVAE gene encoding stage V sporulation protein AE produces MSSYIASFLVGGAMCVIVQILMDKFSITPAMILVSLVTLGVILGALDIYDILVKYGKAGATVPLPGFGYSLAKSTIAEVDKKGLIGAFTGGIKGTAAGITGAVFFGYLMALLFNSKTKN; encoded by the coding sequence ATGAGTAGTTATATAGCATCTTTTTTAGTTGGAGGAGCCATGTGTGTTATTGTGCAAATACTTATGGATAAGTTTTCAATTACACCAGCTATGATACTAGTTTCCCTTGTTACGCTTGGAGTAATTCTCGGTGCGCTTGATATATATGATATTCTTGTTAAGTATGGTAAAGCTGGAGCAACAGTACCACTTCCGGGTTTTGGATATTCACTTGCAAAATCAACCATAGCGGAAGTTGATAAGAAAGGACTTATAGGAGCGTTTACAGGGGGAATAAAGGGAACAGCAGCTGGAATTACCGGGGCAGTTTTCTTTGGATATCTAATGGCTTTATTATTTAATTCTAAGACGAAAAATTAA
- a CDS encoding nucleotidyltransferase domain-containing protein, with translation MENDILKYQKAYNTIVKLLKSNEKVLATMVFGSIVSGDLWEESDIDLFVIIDEEMANIKNIYMEQNDVPIHIKLMGKNKFVLLNENDIKGGFFHRIFASSKLVFSKDKDITEKYDSGRYYPDIDREKWNMVYISDLLKSLGLCKKYLNNKRIYTAYYFSVKCVEEFSKLYINHSGYMVNKDDVNMLTNINGDFKNYIDNLFFSKDNVEEAIKEVVDKIEEFINKNIKSITAILIDYMRDKDKSLSAEDINTDPVFNDFSINFEEILSKLWEFNIIKKGTRKYSIKDGKALCMENVYYL, from the coding sequence ATGGAAAACGATATATTAAAATATCAAAAAGCATATAACACTATAGTTAAATTGCTAAAGTCAAATGAGAAAGTTCTTGCGACTATGGTATTTGGAAGCATAGTATCTGGAGACTTATGGGAAGAATCTGATATAGATTTATTTGTTATAATAGATGAAGAAATGGCTAATATAAAAAATATTTATATGGAACAAAATGATGTACCTATTCATATAAAGCTTATGGGAAAAAATAAATTTGTACTTTTAAATGAAAATGACATAAAGGGAGGCTTTTTTCACAGGATATTTGCCTCTTCTAAACTTGTATTTTCAAAAGATAAGGATATAACGGAAAAATACGACAGCGGAAGATATTATCCTGATATTGATAGAGAAAAATGGAATATGGTATATATTTCTGATTTGTTAAAGAGTCTTGGATTATGCAAAAAGTATTTAAATAATAAAAGGATATATACAGCATACTATTTTTCTGTAAAATGTGTTGAGGAATTTTCCAAGTTGTATATTAATCACTCGGGATATATGGTAAATAAAGACGATGTTAACATGCTGACTAATATAAACGGCGACTTTAAAAATTATATAGACAACCTGTTTTTTTCAAAGGACAATGTTGAAGAGGCTATAAAAGAAGTTGTTGATAAAATAGAGGAATTCATAAATAAAAATATAAAGTCAATTACCGCTATTTTAATTGATTATATGAGAGATAAGGATAAAAGCTTAAGTGCAGAAGATATTAATACTGATCCTGTATTTAATGATTTTTCTATAAATTTTGAGGAAATATTAAGTAAGCTTTGGGAATTTAATATAATAAAAAAGGGAACTCGTAAGTACAGCATAAAGGATGGAAAGGCTCTTTGTATGGAAAACGTATATTACTTATAA
- a CDS encoding penicillin-binding protein 1A, producing the protein MSDNTKTNSRNKSVKRTKKVKKKKKFGFFKKLFTILFCLFILLSVAASGVIFAIVKTSPNLDINGTILNLDQPSQLYDDNNNPMDTVVTNQRRYVVSIKDMPKNLSNAFVSIEDERFYKHSGIDTKRILGAFYNDIKSKIHKQNSIQGASTITQQLIKNRMFLNDSLENRISFKRKIQEAYLSIKLEQSLSKSQILEAYMNTIFLGVQANGVEAASRQYFNKSAKDLNLIECAFIAGLAQSPSAYYPFSQNVAKNPNIYLDRTKLVLYKMRQNNYIDFSTYQNAINDLNNNKLAFSQQKISNKYTYEWFSIPVVNQVKQDLKSQYHYTDEEIDSLLRDGGLKIYTTMNTSMESNVQNILDNNSTLKSYSYADKNGIIQPEAAATLFDYHTGEIKAIVGGRGQQPPSSYNRADSSNYLRSVGSSIKPLTVYAPAIDTKLATEDTIVNDSPLSSDVAEKYGSNGVPYNPHNDDGGYSGPVNLKTALTKSINLVAIKLEDKLGLSTGAAYAQKFGLTLNNDDKSSIAALSLGEIRGSNTTTMAAAYGVFGNNGLYSEPRLYRKVVDKTGKVLLENNYSTRKVISPQSAYIMYDLLKGPVSAGGTGSYARFGDMPVAGKTGTASDSKNLWFCGLTPYYSAAVWVGNDQPTKLSLGSNDVAEIWGEIMKMANVNLTVKDIDAPGGVTKIGDSYYIDGTSPSNLSGDDSSSSTASKPQTPTTNTQNNTNNNVANPNSNNTTNSNTSNSTETPAQNTQQPTPTPTPSTNNTPGNTNTNTNTNNNTNTNTNTNNNNTNNSSSGNNNPPNNNTTNTNK; encoded by the coding sequence ATGTCTGATAATACTAAGACTAACAGTAGAAATAAATCTGTTAAAAGAACAAAAAAAGTGAAGAAGAAAAAGAAGTTTGGCTTCTTTAAAAAATTGTTTACTATATTATTTTGCCTTTTTATTTTATTATCTGTTGCAGCTTCTGGAGTAATATTTGCAATAGTAAAAACATCTCCAAATTTAGATATAAATGGTACAATATTAAATTTAGATCAGCCTTCACAATTATATGATGATAACAATAACCCAATGGATACAGTTGTAACAAACCAAAGACGTTATGTTGTCAGTATAAAGGATATGCCTAAAAATTTATCAAACGCTTTTGTAAGCATTGAGGATGAACGTTTTTACAAACACAGTGGAATAGATACTAAAAGAATACTTGGTGCATTTTACAACGACATAAAATCAAAAATTCACAAACAAAATAGTATCCAAGGTGCATCAACCATAACGCAACAGCTCATAAAAAATAGAATGTTTTTAAACGATTCATTAGAAAATAGAATTTCATTTAAAAGAAAAATACAGGAAGCTTATTTATCCATAAAGCTTGAACAATCACTCAGCAAATCCCAGATACTGGAAGCGTATATGAATACAATTTTTCTTGGTGTTCAAGCTAACGGTGTAGAGGCAGCTTCACGACAATATTTTAATAAAAGTGCTAAGGATTTGAATTTAATTGAATGTGCCTTTATTGCAGGCCTTGCACAAAGTCCATCAGCATATTATCCTTTTTCGCAAAATGTAGCTAAAAATCCAAATATATATTTAGATAGAACAAAGCTAGTTTTGTATAAAATGAGACAAAATAACTATATAGATTTTTCAACTTATCAAAATGCTATAAATGACCTTAACAATAATAAATTAGCTTTTTCTCAGCAAAAGATTTCTAACAAGTATACCTATGAGTGGTTTTCTATACCTGTTGTAAACCAAGTAAAGCAAGATTTAAAATCTCAATATCATTATACTGATGAAGAAATAGATTCACTTCTTAGAGATGGTGGACTAAAAATATATACTACTATGAACACATCAATGGAATCAAATGTACAAAACATATTAGACAACAACAGCACATTAAAAAGCTATAGCTATGCAGATAAAAACGGTATTATTCAACCTGAAGCTGCTGCAACTTTATTTGATTATCACACAGGAGAAATAAAGGCTATTGTAGGTGGAAGAGGCCAACAACCACCTTCATCGTATAATAGAGCGGATTCAAGTAACTATTTACGTTCTGTAGGTTCTAGTATAAAACCTCTTACAGTTTATGCACCAGCAATAGATACTAAACTTGCGACAGAAGATACTATAGTTAATGATTCCCCACTTTCATCGGATGTTGCAGAAAAGTATGGGTCAAATGGGGTTCCATATAATCCTCATAACGATGATGGTGGTTATTCAGGTCCAGTAAATTTAAAGACAGCATTAACCAAGTCAATAAATCTTGTAGCAATAAAGTTAGAGGATAAATTAGGACTTTCAACAGGAGCAGCTTATGCTCAAAAATTTGGTCTTACTCTTAACAATGATGATAAGAGTAGTATTGCTGCATTATCTCTTGGTGAAATTAGAGGTTCAAATACAACTACTATGGCTGCCGCTTACGGTGTATTTGGAAATAACGGATTATATTCAGAACCTAGGCTATATAGAAAGGTAGTAGATAAAACTGGTAAGGTACTTCTGGAGAACAACTATTCAACTAGAAAGGTTATTTCACCACAATCTGCTTACATAATGTATGATTTATTAAAAGGTCCTGTAAGTGCAGGAGGTACTGGTAGTTATGCTAGATTTGGTGACATGCCGGTCGCTGGTAAAACAGGTACTGCATCTGATTCTAAAAATTTGTGGTTTTGCGGTTTGACTCCATATTATTCTGCTGCAGTATGGGTCGGAAATGACCAGCCAACTAAACTCAGTTTAGGAAGTAATGATGTTGCTGAAATATGGGGCGAAATTATGAAAATGGCAAATGTAAATTTAACTGTTAAAGATATCGATGCTCCTGGTGGGGTAACAAAAATTGGAGATTCATATTATATAGATGGTACTAGTCCATCTAATTTATCTGGGGATGATTCTTCATCTTCAACTGCTAGTAAACCTCAAACACCAACTACTAACACTCAAAATAATACGAACAATAATGTTGCTAATCCAAATAGTAACAATACAACTAATAGTAATACCAGTAACTCAACAGAGACACCAGCACAAAATACTCAGCAACCTACTCCTACACCAACACCTTCTACCAATAATACGCCTGGTAATACAAACACTAATACCAATACTAACAATAACACGAATACAAATACTAATACTAATAACAATAACACAAATAACTCAAGTTCTGGAAATAACAATCCACCAAATAATAACACAACAAATACTAATAAATAA
- the hflX gene encoding GTPase HflX: MISGNVQGVKNSLLNELEKLYDMYSKENIFTAELIKLICSVTNIIEREISVGINRKGKVVSVSIGDARSVETPVFDFKEKRLSGIRIIHTHPSGNPELSDIDISSLLNSRLDSIVAVGTVDGKVTGVTIGFCDVEDNSIIPKIVKTASFEEALNYKFMDEINYAEEHMDKLELDYDDSERAIIVGVDTLESLDELKELADACGVLTAEKVIQKKEKIDNAYFIGKGKVDEIRLLAQQCRANIIVFDDELSGAQVRNLEEAIGLKVIDRTTLILEIFARRAGSKEAKLQVELAQLKYRLPRLMGLGKVLSRTGAGIGTKGPGEKKLEVDRRHINERVYEIQKELKKIKKTRQVQRERRVSENLPCISLVGYTNAGKSTLRNAICEIAAPLDNLGKENVLEKDMLFATLDVTTRAIKLEDGRKAVLTDTVGFVRKLPHDLVEAFKSTLEEVIYSDLLVHVVDASSDTFLQQIEAVNGVLEELGANDKTQILVLNKIDKISEEELLKIEESIKEKELVKISAKQKINLDLLMNKIAEKIPSSIREVEYLVPYSDQKVAAYIHETSVVKKEEFENEGTHIVAIVDNEVYNRCKEYMM, translated from the coding sequence ATGATATCAGGAAATGTGCAGGGAGTAAAAAATTCTCTACTTAATGAACTTGAAAAATTATATGATATGTATTCAAAAGAAAATATTTTCACTGCTGAACTTATAAAATTAATATGTAGTGTAACAAATATAATCGAGAGAGAAATAAGTGTTGGTATTAATAGAAAAGGTAAAGTTGTAAGTGTTTCTATAGGAGATGCAAGAAGTGTTGAGACACCTGTTTTTGATTTTAAGGAAAAAAGATTATCGGGAATTAGAATAATACATACACACCCTAGTGGCAATCCGGAGCTTTCGGATATAGATATATCATCCCTTTTAAATTCTAGACTGGATTCTATAGTGGCAGTAGGAACAGTTGATGGAAAAGTAACAGGTGTGACTATAGGTTTTTGCGATGTGGAGGATAACAGTATAATTCCTAAAATTGTTAAAACCGCAAGCTTTGAGGAAGCTTTAAATTATAAGTTTATGGATGAAATCAACTATGCAGAAGAGCACATGGATAAATTAGAGCTTGATTATGATGATTCAGAAAGAGCCATAATAGTTGGTGTGGATACATTGGAAAGCTTAGATGAATTAAAGGAACTTGCAGACGCATGCGGGGTTTTAACTGCAGAAAAGGTTATACAAAAAAAAGAAAAGATTGATAATGCATATTTTATAGGAAAAGGAAAAGTAGATGAAATAAGGTTATTGGCTCAGCAGTGTCGCGCCAATATTATAGTTTTTGATGATGAACTTTCGGGAGCTCAAGTTAGAAATCTTGAAGAAGCTATAGGGTTAAAGGTTATTGATAGAACTACTTTGATACTTGAAATATTTGCAAGAAGAGCAGGATCAAAGGAAGCTAAACTTCAAGTTGAATTGGCACAGCTTAAGTATAGATTGCCTAGGCTTATGGGACTTGGTAAGGTACTTTCAAGAACTGGAGCAGGTATAGGAACTAAAGGACCAGGGGAAAAGAAGCTTGAAGTTGATAGAAGACATATAAATGAAAGAGTTTATGAAATTCAAAAGGAATTAAAAAAGATAAAGAAAACAAGACAGGTGCAAAGAGAAAGAAGAGTTTCGGAAAATTTGCCATGTATTTCTCTTGTAGGATACACTAATGCAGGTAAATCTACACTTAGAAATGCAATATGTGAAATAGCAGCTCCACTAGATAATTTAGGGAAAGAAAATGTCCTTGAAAAAGATATGCTTTTTGCGACCTTAGATGTAACAACTAGAGCAATAAAGCTTGAGGATGGAAGAAAAGCAGTACTTACAGATACTGTTGGTTTTGTAAGAAAACTTCCTCATGATCTTGTGGAAGCATTCAAGTCAACGTTAGAAGAGGTAATATATTCTGATTTATTAGTTCACGTGGTTGATGCATCTTCAGATACTTTTTTACAACAAATAGAAGCTGTAAATGGAGTTCTAGAGGAATTGGGTGCAAATGATAAAACTCAGATATTAGTTTTAAATAAAATTGATAAGATATCAGAGGAAGAGCTTCTCAAAATAGAAGAGAGTATTAAGGAAAAGGAGCTTGTTAAAATATCAGCAAAACAAAAGATTAATCTTGATTTATTAATGAATAAAATTGCTGAAAAAATTCCAAGTAGTATTAGAGAAGTTGAGTATTTAGTTCCATATTCTGATCAAAAGGTAGCTGCGTATATTCATGAAACATCTGTTGTAAAAAAAGAAGAGTTTGAAAACGAAGGAACTCATATTGTAGCAATAGTTGATAATGAGGTTTATAATAGATGTAAGGAATATATGATGTAA
- a CDS encoding stage V sporulation protein AE yields the protein MKYRVIIITDGDKIAKKAAEKAAGNINGRCISISSGNPSKITGDEVLRLIKCAKKDPVIVMVDDKGDIGRGKGEEIVQYIVKSQEIKVIGMIAVASNTLGSGIKVDYSIDKCGNKIECAVDKYGNARHNKVIIGDTVNTINPNQIPVIIGIGDPGKMDGCDDFNKGCPILTNAIKLLINVYNERSVYKN from the coding sequence ATGAAATATAGAGTTATAATTATAACTGACGGAGATAAAATTGCTAAAAAAGCGGCGGAGAAGGCTGCAGGTAATATAAATGGGAGATGCATTTCCATTTCTAGTGGAAATCCAAGTAAAATTACAGGAGATGAGGTGCTGAGACTTATTAAATGTGCAAAAAAAGATCCTGTAATTGTAATGGTAGATGATAAAGGGGATATAGGCAGAGGAAAGGGAGAGGAAATAGTACAATATATTGTTAAGTCTCAAGAAATAAAAGTAATTGGCATGATAGCCGTAGCCTCTAACACATTAGGAAGTGGCATAAAGGTTGATTATTCTATAGATAAATGTGGAAATAAGATAGAATGTGCTGTTGATAAATATGGAAATGCAAGACATAATAAAGTAATAATAGGTGACACTGTAAACACAATAAACCCAAATCAAATACCTGTAATTATTGGAATAGGTGATCCTGGAAAAATGGATGGATGTGATGATTTTAATAAAGGGTGTCCTATACTAACTAATGCAATAAAATTACTTATCAATGTTTATAATGAGAGAAGTGTATATAAAAATTAA